In Halococcus hamelinensis 100A6, a single genomic region encodes these proteins:
- a CDS encoding lysylphosphatidylglycerol synthase transmembrane domain-containing protein codes for MAVESTDLIDRRSVVKMVVGFAVAAVFVYFLGRVVGWSEILAALGRADPRWVVVGCLATCGYLLAWTKTWQVVLDAGGIRVGYRRLVPTYLAATFANYTTPFGQAGGEPFIAYVLAADTDASYEESLASVSTADLLNLLPFFTFAGLGLAALAVTGTVPPGARSILAGLAAIAIGIPGLVYAAWRRRDLVTRLLMGVVGPVAARIDRIEAAAVRARIDGFYDHVARIADEPRDLAVGLVFSYLGWACFAAPLYFAGLALGFTISPLLVVFLVPASSLAGAVPTPGGLGAVSTALVALLVALTPMGAGSAAAVALLYRAMSYVFALLVAGPTALYVTARV; via the coding sequence GTGGCGGTCGAGTCCACGGACCTCATCGACCGGCGGTCGGTCGTGAAGATGGTCGTCGGCTTCGCCGTCGCCGCGGTGTTCGTCTACTTCCTCGGGCGCGTCGTCGGCTGGAGCGAGATCCTCGCCGCGCTCGGGCGCGCGGACCCGCGCTGGGTCGTCGTCGGCTGTCTCGCCACATGTGGCTACCTCCTCGCGTGGACGAAGACGTGGCAGGTGGTGCTCGACGCCGGCGGGATACGGGTCGGCTACCGTCGGCTGGTGCCGACGTACCTCGCGGCGACGTTCGCCAACTACACCACCCCGTTCGGCCAGGCCGGCGGCGAACCCTTCATCGCGTACGTCCTCGCCGCGGACACCGACGCGAGCTACGAGGAGAGCCTCGCGAGCGTCTCGACCGCGGACCTGCTGAACCTCCTCCCGTTCTTCACCTTCGCGGGGCTCGGGCTCGCCGCGCTCGCGGTCACCGGCACCGTCCCGCCCGGCGCGCGGTCGATCCTCGCCGGGCTGGCGGCGATCGCCATCGGGATCCCGGGACTGGTCTACGCCGCCTGGCGACGGCGCGACCTCGTGACGCGGCTCCTCATGGGGGTCGTCGGTCCGGTCGCGGCCCGCATCGACCGTATCGAGGCGGCGGCGGTCAGGGCGCGGATCGACGGCTTCTACGACCACGTGGCGCGGATCGCCGACGAGCCACGCGACCTGGCCGTCGGCCTCGTGTTCTCGTATCTCGGCTGGGCCTGTTTCGCCGCCCCGCTCTACTTCGCGGGGCTCGCGCTCGGCTTCACGATCAGTCCGTTGCTGGTGGTCTTTCTCGTGCCCGCGAGCTCGCTCGCCGGGGCCGTACCGACGCCGGGCGGGCTGGGCGCGGTTTCGACGGCGCTCGTTGCGCTCCTCGTCGCGCTGACCCCGATGGGAGCCGGCTCGGCGGCGGCAGTCGCGTTGCTCTACCGCGCGATGAGCTACGTCTTCGCGCTCCTCGTGGCCGGTCCGACCGCGCTCTACGTCACCGCTCGCGTCTGA
- a CDS encoding class I adenylate-forming enzyme family protein, with protein MDVFGQRVETSPTATALVAGEREWSYADLDAGVERVTGRLAALGLGPGDHLGILTETRPAAVELVHAAARLGCVLVAFNARLTPSELGSQVERADLAALVCAADTEATAVDVADGIPVASLDGTTTDDATALDTVDPADFEPSPRPADRPALLLATSGTTGEPKLVVLTGENLRSSAVASAFRLGTSPDDRWLDPLSVYHMGGFAPIFRSAFYGTAVVLPEGGFDPETTLAALDDHDCTGVSLVPTMLRRLLDAGSLPDSLRFVLLGGAPTPSELVERCARRGVPVHPTYGMTETASQVATARPEEAITHTGTVGRPLFGTRLSMLDDAGNPVETGETGEIVVSGPTVFEGYYGDDDATASAFSEAGFHTGDVGHRDAAGRLWVTGRLDDRIQTGGELVDPGEVAAVLRNHPAVEDVAVVGLPDPEWGERVGAVVVAEREVDREGLDAHCRERLAGFKLPRAMAFADSLPRTASGTVERDVVRAYLRNHGE; from the coding sequence ATGGACGTCTTCGGCCAGCGCGTCGAGACCTCGCCGACCGCGACCGCGCTCGTCGCGGGCGAGCGCGAGTGGAGCTACGCCGACCTCGATGCCGGGGTCGAACGGGTCACGGGACGGCTCGCGGCCCTCGGGCTCGGGCCCGGTGACCACCTCGGGATCCTCACCGAGACCCGGCCGGCCGCGGTGGAGCTCGTCCACGCCGCGGCGCGCCTCGGCTGCGTGCTCGTCGCGTTCAACGCCCGACTCACCCCGTCGGAGCTCGGCTCGCAGGTCGAGCGCGCCGACCTCGCGGCCCTGGTCTGTGCGGCCGACACCGAGGCGACGGCTGTCGACGTGGCGGACGGGATTCCGGTCGCGTCGCTCGACGGAACCACCACGGACGATGCAACCGCGCTCGATACCGTCGACCCAGCAGATTTCGAACCATCCCCGCGACCCGCCGACCGGCCCGCACTGTTGCTCGCCACGTCAGGTACCACCGGCGAGCCGAAACTCGTCGTGCTCACGGGCGAGAATCTCCGGTCGAGCGCGGTGGCCTCGGCGTTCCGGCTCGGGACGTCCCCCGACGACCGCTGGCTCGACCCGCTCTCGGTCTATCACATGGGCGGGTTCGCACCGATCTTTCGCTCGGCGTTCTACGGCACGGCCGTCGTGCTTCCTGAGGGGGGCTTCGACCCCGAGACGACCCTCGCGGCCCTCGACGACCACGACTGTACCGGGGTTTCGCTCGTGCCGACCATGCTCCGTCGGCTGCTCGACGCCGGCTCGCTCCCCGACTCGCTCCGGTTCGTCCTGCTAGGTGGTGCGCCGACCCCGTCCGAACTCGTCGAGCGGTGCGCCCGCCGCGGGGTCCCCGTCCACCCGACCTACGGCATGACCGAGACCGCCTCGCAGGTCGCCACCGCCCGTCCCGAGGAGGCGATCACCCACACCGGCACCGTCGGCCGACCGCTGTTCGGCACCCGACTGTCGATGCTCGACGATGCGGGGAACCCCGTGGAGACGGGCGAGACCGGCGAGATCGTCGTCTCGGGTCCGACGGTCTTCGAGGGATACTACGGCGACGACGACGCGACCGCGTCCGCGTTCTCGGAGGCGGGCTTTCACACCGGCGACGTCGGCCACCGCGACGCGGCGGGTCGGCTCTGGGTTACGGGACGGCTCGACGACCGGATCCAGACCGGCGGCGAGCTCGTCGACCCGGGAGAGGTCGCCGCGGTGCTCCGGAACCATCCCGCGGTCGAGGACGTCGCCGTCGTCGGGCTCCCCGACCCCGAGTGGGGCGAGCGCGTCGGTGCCGTCGTCGTCGCAGAGCGAGAGGTGGATCGCGAGGGGCTCGACGCGCACTGTCGCGAGCGCCTCGCGGGCTTCAAACTCCCACGAGCGATGGCGTTCGCCGACTCGTTGCCGCGAACCGCCTCGGGAACCGTCGAGCGCGACGTGGTGCGGGCGTATCTCCGCAACCACGGCGAATAG
- a CDS encoding 1,4-dihydroxy-2-naphthoate polyprenyltransferase yields the protein MGTQTVSRRRAWLMAARPQTLPAAASPVVVGIGLALGTEVFAPLPALAALVGALLIQVGTNFANDYYDAKSGVDSDDREGFTRVTQSGLISPPQVRSAMIATFALAILVGIYLVYVGGVPIIVIGLASVAAGVLYAGGPYPFGSYGLGDLFVFVFFGLVAVTGTYYVQAAALATAFPLWLPPDTLPLAAVVASLPAAALSTNILVVNNLRDRETDEAAGKRSLAVIIGYRWSRVEFALLLGMAYTVPVVFWLTGFSLLVLAPLLTVPYAVYIAETVMTRTDGDVLNPALSQVGKLLAAHSALFALGLALPGVLG from the coding sequence ATGGGAACACAGACGGTCTCACGACGGCGAGCGTGGCTGATGGCCGCACGCCCGCAGACCCTCCCGGCGGCGGCCTCGCCGGTGGTCGTCGGCATCGGCCTCGCGCTCGGAACGGAGGTGTTCGCGCCGTTGCCGGCGCTCGCGGCGCTCGTCGGCGCGCTCCTCATCCAGGTGGGGACCAACTTCGCGAACGACTACTACGACGCCAAGTCCGGGGTCGACTCCGACGACCGCGAGGGGTTCACGCGGGTCACCCAGTCGGGTCTCATCTCGCCGCCGCAGGTCCGGTCGGCGATGATCGCGACGTTCGCGCTCGCGATACTCGTCGGGATCTATCTGGTCTACGTCGGCGGCGTACCGATCATCGTCATCGGTCTCGCCAGCGTCGCCGCCGGGGTCCTCTACGCCGGCGGGCCCTACCCGTTCGGCTCCTACGGGCTGGGCGACCTGTTCGTCTTCGTCTTCTTCGGCCTCGTCGCCGTCACCGGGACCTACTACGTCCAGGCCGCCGCGCTCGCGACGGCGTTCCCGCTCTGGCTGCCCCCGGACACCCTGCCGCTCGCGGCGGTCGTCGCCAGCCTCCCCGCCGCGGCGCTCTCGACGAACATCCTCGTGGTCAACAACCTCCGCGACCGCGAGACCGACGAGGCGGCCGGCAAGCGCTCGCTCGCGGTCATCATCGGCTACCGCTGGAGCCGCGTCGAGTTCGCCCTCCTGCTCGGGATGGCGTACACGGTCCCCGTCGTCTTCTGGCTCACCGGCTTCTCGCTACTCGTGCTCGCACCGTTGCTCACGGTCCCCTACGCCGTCTACATCGCCGAGACGGTGATGACCCGGACCGACGGCGACGTCCTGAACCCCGCGCTCTCGCAGGTCGGCAAGCTCCTCGCGGCACACTCGGCGCTGTTCGCGCTCGGCCTCGCCCTGCCGGGGGTCCTCGGGTGA
- a CDS encoding helix-turn-helix transcriptional regulator translates to MSTTVEEELSEDERAGLELVRTTGGIHQSDFWKELDVTSRKGSRIAESLEDRDLIEREDTVYEGHNTYYLSPVARDLDFSLLMAGNNLSPLVGEEDVEPESDVFSQWIMQLAYE, encoded by the coding sequence ATGAGCACCACGGTCGAGGAGGAACTCTCGGAGGACGAGCGGGCGGGTCTCGAACTCGTCCGCACGACGGGCGGGATCCACCAGAGCGACTTCTGGAAGGAACTCGACGTCACCTCCCGGAAGGGCAGCCGGATCGCCGAATCGCTCGAGGACCGCGACCTCATCGAACGCGAGGACACCGTCTACGAGGGCCACAACACCTACTACCTCTCGCCGGTCGCCCGCGACCTCGATTTCTCGCTCCTGATGGCGGGCAACAACCTCTCGCCGCTGGTCGGCGAGGAGGACGTCGAACCCGAGAGCGACGTCTTCTCCCAGTGGATCATGCAGCTCGCCTACGAGTAA
- a CDS encoding HD domain-containing protein has protein sequence MGVEVRESPVSAEAFEEMERFVRGYLEASLNNEGEGGRMRWYPWHSASYRFNHIKNVVAIATDIAEHEGANVDVVRVAAVFHDVSKLEAEQDLHAEAGARVARQYLETHGDYPPSFIAEVCSAVTDHSYQGPLTELPLETQCLIEADLLDKIGANGAILLLLRMGYESRTHMDAAEMVSRVADRGRDAETRIETDRGGSIIHQRLKRVKWLREWLEEEVAGMTVEGAVTDGSSK, from the coding sequence GTGGGCGTCGAGGTGAGGGAATCGCCGGTCTCGGCCGAGGCGTTCGAGGAGATGGAGCGGTTCGTCCGGGGCTACCTCGAAGCCAGCCTCAACAACGAGGGCGAGGGCGGCCGAATGCGGTGGTACCCCTGGCACTCGGCGAGCTACCGGTTCAACCACATCAAGAACGTGGTGGCGATCGCCACCGACATCGCCGAGCACGAGGGCGCGAACGTCGACGTCGTGCGAGTCGCCGCGGTGTTCCACGACGTCTCGAAACTCGAGGCCGAACAGGACCTCCACGCCGAGGCCGGCGCGCGCGTCGCCCGACAGTACCTCGAAACCCACGGCGACTACCCGCCGTCGTTCATCGCGGAGGTCTGTTCGGCGGTCACCGACCACTCCTATCAGGGCCCGCTCACGGAGCTCCCCCTTGAGACACAGTGTCTCATCGAGGCCGACCTTCTCGACAAGATCGGCGCGAACGGCGCGATACTCCTCCTGCTCCGGATGGGCTACGAGTCACGGACCCACATGGACGCCGCCGAGATGGTCTCGCGGGTGGCCGACCGCGGTCGCGACGCCGAGACCCGGATCGAGACCGACCGTGGCGGGAGCATCATCCACCAGCGACTCAAGCGGGTGAAGTGGCTGCGCGAGTGGCTCGAAGAGGAGGTCGCGGGGATGACCGTCGAGGGTGCGGTGACCGACGGGTCATCGAAGTGA
- a CDS encoding DUF7109 family protein has product MELSRDELAGVVDLFGALPPADLVSAGEELAYKRGTTFDGGNIDDAITTYHLVRFGPDAGVVEGADETLLAAGPAAFPALPDGAEDLPHIFDREPVTPDRAALGTVVEERFRTDAARALGDGTGEIDRLLDTSYDIEAWAPVDLGDIRDRLDAAAD; this is encoded by the coding sequence ATGGAACTCAGTCGCGACGAACTCGCCGGCGTGGTCGACCTCTTCGGCGCGTTGCCGCCGGCGGACCTGGTCAGCGCGGGCGAGGAACTCGCCTACAAACGGGGCACGACGTTCGACGGTGGAAACATCGACGACGCGATAACCACCTACCATCTCGTGCGCTTTGGCCCCGACGCCGGCGTCGTCGAGGGGGCCGACGAAACGCTGCTCGCCGCCGGCCCGGCCGCGTTTCCGGCGCTCCCCGACGGGGCCGAGGACCTCCCGCACATCTTCGACCGCGAACCCGTGACGCCCGACCGGGCGGCGCTCGGGACCGTCGTGGAGGAACGCTTCCGGACGGACGCGGCCCGCGCGCTCGGCGACGGGACGGGCGAGATCGACCGCCTCCTCGACACCAGTTACGACATCGAGGCCTGGGCACCGGTCGATCTCGGCGACATCCGCGACCGGCTGGACGCCGCCGCCGACTGA
- a CDS encoding LysE family translocator — MTVLGTVTTAIAGMVFGLSVAAPPGPMNAVIAEESVARGWTAGFRAGLGAMTADACFFVLALVGAVAVVERVPAVRGVAFAVGGLLMLYFAVGAARDATATHEAPAESRGFRKAFVLAITNPFQIAFWLTVGVGLLEPGRIDVLGPLPVGELSGLLVVRTGSPLLLVGFFAGILLWVVGFPATLVAAERRASGVGPAVAYASAVVLAGFGVVFLGEALTMLGSLR, encoded by the coding sequence ATGACGGTGCTCGGAACGGTGACGACGGCGATCGCGGGGATGGTGTTCGGCCTCTCGGTCGCCGCGCCGCCGGGTCCGATGAACGCGGTCATCGCGGAGGAGAGCGTGGCGCGGGGCTGGACGGCGGGCTTCCGGGCGGGCCTCGGCGCGATGACCGCCGACGCCTGCTTTTTCGTGCTCGCGCTCGTCGGGGCGGTCGCGGTCGTCGAACGCGTACCGGCGGTCCGCGGCGTCGCGTTCGCGGTCGGCGGCCTTCTCATGCTCTACTTCGCCGTCGGCGCGGCGCGCGACGCCACCGCCACCCACGAGGCACCCGCGGAGAGCCGCGGCTTCCGGAAGGCGTTCGTCCTCGCGATCACGAACCCGTTCCAGATCGCGTTCTGGCTCACGGTCGGCGTGGGGCTGCTCGAACCCGGACGGATCGACGTGCTCGGACCGCTTCCGGTGGGTGAACTCTCGGGCCTGCTGGTGGTCCGAACCGGGAGCCCGCTCCTCCTCGTCGGCTTCTTCGCCGGTATCCTGCTCTGGGTCGTGGGGTTCCCGGCGACGCTGGTCGCGGCCGAACGGCGCGCCTCGGGGGTCGGACCGGCGGTCGCCTACGCCAGCGCCGTCGTGCTCGCTGGCTTCGGGGTCGTCTTCCTCGGCGAAGCGCTCACGATGCTCGGCTCACTTCGATGA
- a CDS encoding glycosyltransferase family protein, which produces MEYVQERITTLHGVRDAAPEAPTDRTAVVVPMAGREYRTPAATGVFSTLERVSPARVVVALQADPERVADVRAWLDGFDLPVDLLWCDGPRLDALLADRGLAGETGKGRDVWLALGLASRHEFVVVHDADATSYSAADVPRLCAPLADGEFEFVKGYYARIERTQLFGRLFRLFYEPLVATLRERHTADVLDYLGAFRYALAGEVGLTGDLARRVRLSRGWGLEIDTLGSAFEQGGFERTAQVDLGIDVHDHRGISGGEGLAAMSRAVGRALLRIVEAHGVRPDYDALPSRYERTGARFVRQYAADARHNGLDYDPMAERDQVATYADAIVPPDADTRLPAWTDAPLDPDDVREVAAADLAATKD; this is translated from the coding sequence ATGGAATACGTACAGGAACGGATCACGACGCTGCACGGCGTGCGCGACGCCGCACCCGAGGCCCCGACCGACCGGACCGCGGTCGTGGTGCCGATGGCGGGTCGCGAGTACCGAACGCCGGCCGCAACGGGGGTCTTCTCGACGCTCGAACGCGTTTCCCCCGCGCGGGTGGTCGTCGCGCTCCAGGCCGACCCCGAACGGGTGGCCGACGTCCGGGCGTGGCTCGACGGTTTCGACCTCCCCGTCGACCTCCTGTGGTGTGACGGCCCCCGGCTCGACGCCCTGCTCGCCGACCGCGGCCTCGCGGGCGAGACCGGCAAGGGCCGTGACGTCTGGCTCGCGCTCGGCCTCGCGAGCCGCCACGAGTTCGTCGTGGTCCACGACGCCGACGCGACCTCCTACTCGGCCGCGGACGTTCCACGACTCTGCGCACCGCTGGCCGACGGCGAGTTCGAGTTCGTGAAGGGATACTACGCCCGTATCGAACGAACTCAACTCTTCGGCCGGCTGTTCCGGCTGTTCTACGAACCCCTGGTCGCGACCCTCCGCGAGCGCCACACCGCCGACGTGCTCGACTATCTGGGCGCGTTTCGCTACGCGCTCGCCGGCGAGGTCGGACTCACCGGCGACCTCGCGCGGCGCGTCCGGCTCTCGCGCGGCTGGGGGCTCGAGATCGACACCCTCGGGTCGGCGTTCGAACAGGGGGGATTCGAGCGGACGGCCCAGGTCGACCTCGGGATCGACGTCCACGACCACCGCGGGATCTCGGGGGGAGAGGGGTTGGCGGCGATGAGCCGGGCGGTCGGCCGGGCGCTGCTCCGTATCGTGGAGGCACACGGTGTGCGGCCCGACTACGACGCATTGCCGTCGCGCTACGAACGGACCGGGGCCCGGTTCGTCCGTCAGTACGCCGCCGACGCCCGCCACAACGGGCTGGACTACGACCCGATGGCCGAACGCGACCAGGTCGCGACGTACGCCGACGCCATCGTTCCCCCCGACGCGGACACCCGGCTCCCGGCGTGGACCGACGCGCCGCTCGATCCGGACGACGTTCGGGAGGTCGCGGCGGCCGACCTCGCGGCGACGAAGGACTAA
- the menC gene encoding o-succinylbenzoate synthase codes for MRVEPFSLRLSTPLSTAHGTIDARDGFVVRVEVDGTRGVGEASPLPGWTESLDDCADALERAQRTGCDGWDAALADLDDAPAARHGLALALADARSRAADVPFYRYLGGDSTDRVPVNATIGDGSVEETVAEARQAVEAGFTTLKVKVGTRAVDADLERLRAVRAAVGADIALRADANAAWDASEARRALPELADLDLAYLEQPLSSTDLAGHSDLRGDVPIALDESLAEHSVAAVVEAGAADRVVLKPMVLGGPDRAREAALAAREAGLDAVLSTTIDGALARAGAVHVAASLPDPPAAGLATADRLATDLIPDPAPVDDGHADVPQGAGNAPDPAEG; via the coding sequence GTGAGGGTCGAGCCGTTCTCCCTTCGCCTCTCGACACCGCTCTCGACCGCCCACGGCACGATCGACGCCCGTGATGGGTTCGTCGTTCGAGTCGAGGTCGACGGTACCAGAGGGGTCGGCGAGGCGTCGCCGCTCCCCGGTTGGACGGAGTCACTCGACGACTGCGCGGACGCGCTCGAACGGGCGCAGCGGACGGGTTGCGACGGCTGGGACGCGGCGCTCGCCGACCTCGACGACGCGCCGGCGGCGCGCCACGGCCTCGCGCTCGCGCTCGCGGATGCCCGCTCGCGCGCAGCGGACGTCCCCTTTTACCGCTACCTCGGCGGCGATTCCACGGATCGCGTCCCGGTGAACGCTACGATAGGCGATGGCTCGGTCGAGGAAACCGTCGCGGAAGCCCGACAGGCGGTCGAGGCGGGGTTCACGACACTCAAGGTCAAGGTCGGCACGCGAGCCGTCGACGCGGACCTCGAACGCCTCCGTGCGGTCCGGGCGGCGGTGGGGGCCGACATCGCCCTCCGGGCCGACGCCAACGCCGCGTGGGACGCGTCCGAAGCGCGTAGGGCGCTCCCCGAACTCGCCGACCTCGACCTCGCGTACCTCGAACAGCCCCTCTCGTCTACCGACCTCGCGGGCCACTCCGATCTCCGGGGGGACGTCCCCATCGCGCTCGACGAGTCGCTCGCGGAGCACTCGGTTGCGGCGGTCGTCGAGGCCGGGGCGGCCGACCGAGTGGTACTGAAGCCGATGGTGCTCGGCGGGCCGGACCGCGCCCGTGAGGCTGCGCTCGCCGCCCGGGAGGCGGGGCTCGATGCGGTGCTCTCGACCACCATCGACGGCGCGCTCGCGCGTGCCGGTGCGGTCCACGTCGCCGCGAGCCTCCCCGACCCGCCCGCCGCGGGCCTCGCGACCGCCGACCGGCTCGCGACGGACCTGATCCCCGACCCCGCACCCGTCGACGATGGCCACGCGGACGTACCCCAGGGAGCGGGAAACGCACCCGACCCGGCGGAGGGCTGA
- a CDS encoding NUDIX hydrolase: protein MDLSRVVDRSAVAVTDGERDAAVLVPVIARDAGPALLFTKRADHLGEHPGQMSFPGGGREPADDDLAATALREADEEIGLDPTTAEIVGRLDDIHTVTGYAIRPFVARVPDHEYVPDEREVAEIAVLSLADLTDLANYDSERRDHPHYGETRLHFFRVDGYVVWGATAQMLVQFLELATDWRMPPEPDRVVDPDAEFPV, encoded by the coding sequence ATGGACCTCTCGCGGGTGGTCGACCGGTCCGCCGTGGCGGTCACCGACGGGGAACGCGACGCCGCGGTGCTGGTCCCGGTCATCGCCCGCGACGCCGGTCCGGCGCTGCTGTTCACGAAGCGCGCCGACCACCTCGGCGAGCATCCGGGCCAGATGAGCTTCCCCGGCGGCGGCCGCGAACCGGCCGACGACGACCTCGCCGCGACCGCGCTTCGCGAGGCCGACGAGGAGATCGGGCTCGACCCGACGACCGCGGAGATAGTGGGCCGGCTCGACGACATCCACACCGTCACCGGGTACGCCATCCGGCCGTTCGTCGCGCGGGTTCCCGACCACGAGTACGTCCCCGACGAACGCGAGGTCGCCGAGATAGCGGTGCTCTCGCTCGCCGACCTCACCGACCTCGCGAACTACGACTCCGAGCGGCGCGACCACCCCCACTACGGCGAGACCCGCCTCCACTTCTTCCGGGTCGACGGCTACGTCGTCTGGGGCGCGACCGCCCAGATGCTCGTCCAGTTCCTCGAACTCGCCACCGACTGGCGGATGCCCCCCGAACCCGACCGGGTCGTCGACCCCGACGCGGAGTTCCCGGTCTGA
- a CDS encoding NRDE family protein, producing MCTLVVAWNVFSDVPVTVAANRDESVDRPSNPPERVSTDPGVVAPTDTEAGGTWIGYNEFGVFVAVTNRWTDADLAGERSRGLLVRDCLESESAEDAARVAERAVETDEYEGFNLVVADANAALLLEWAGQLRVRNLDPGVHVVMNTGAIGDVTIPESWPERGERQAANGRKVREALQPEPGETGDGWLARAADVLSDHDYGVCVHHEEFGFGTRSSSLITVDDADEATYRFADGPPCRTPFEPVESQV from the coding sequence ATGTGCACGCTGGTTGTCGCGTGGAACGTCTTCTCGGACGTTCCCGTGACCGTGGCGGCCAACCGCGACGAATCCGTCGACCGACCCTCGAACCCGCCCGAGCGGGTCTCGACCGACCCGGGGGTCGTCGCGCCGACCGACACCGAGGCCGGCGGGACGTGGATCGGCTACAACGAGTTCGGGGTGTTCGTCGCCGTCACGAACCGCTGGACCGACGCCGACCTCGCGGGCGAGCGCTCGCGCGGGCTGCTCGTCCGCGACTGTCTCGAATCCGAATCCGCCGAGGACGCGGCCCGCGTCGCCGAGCGCGCGGTCGAGACCGACGAATACGAGGGGTTCAACCTCGTGGTCGCCGACGCGAACGCCGCACTCCTCCTCGAATGGGCCGGCCAGCTTCGAGTCCGAAACCTCGACCCCGGGGTTCACGTGGTGATGAACACCGGCGCGATCGGCGACGTCACGATCCCGGAGTCGTGGCCCGAACGGGGCGAGCGCCAGGCCGCGAACGGCCGCAAGGTACGCGAGGCGCTCCAGCCCGAACCCGGCGAAACGGGTGACGGGTGGCTCGCACGCGCGGCCGACGTCCTCTCGGACCACGACTACGGCGTCTGCGTCCACCACGAGGAGTTCGGCTTCGGGACGCGGTCCTCGTCGCTGATCACCGTCGACGACGCGGACGAGGCGACCTATCGGTTCGCGGACGGCCCGCCGTGTCGCACGCCGTTCGAGCCGGTCGAAAGTCAGGTTTAA
- a CDS encoding PstS family phosphate ABC transporter substrate-binding protein, which translates to MSRRAVLASGVGVGAALAGCISTSATPPNVSSEGSADEESGPVLRAGGSSTVYPIVSTAAGYWSTNEPYWHPDVYGIETQQHLADYWAGLYGFGPADGGAPPFSIRVSLSHSGTGLEKLRSGRLDLANASAPVEAEFPDLGRAELGNYTDHVVGVDAQPIVVSQAVYEAGVTEISAKTLKAIYTGEVKDWRDVPGYSGPPKEIQAVGRAEGSGTDTAFRSNLFGNSNAPIPGVDVRKGENQQVKQIVNGSDNAIAYMALAFVDDSVPSIALTAGGTTYTPGENLAEAGYPLARDLHCYTYEGTSKKEAALLRMLLSEYGQETFVAAAGYSVLPADRRRNQIRKLPAPTR; encoded by the coding sequence GTGAGTCGACGTGCCGTCCTCGCGAGCGGGGTGGGGGTCGGCGCGGCGCTCGCCGGTTGTATCAGCACGAGTGCGACGCCACCGAACGTCTCCAGCGAGGGCTCCGCCGACGAGGAGTCCGGGCCGGTGCTCCGTGCCGGGGGTTCCTCGACGGTCTACCCGATCGTGAGCACCGCCGCCGGCTACTGGAGTACCAACGAACCCTACTGGCACCCCGACGTCTACGGGATCGAGACCCAACAGCATCTCGCGGATTACTGGGCGGGGTTGTACGGTTTCGGGCCCGCCGACGGCGGTGCACCGCCCTTCTCGATACGTGTGAGCCTGAGCCACTCCGGAACCGGGCTCGAAAAGCTCCGGAGCGGCCGGCTCGACCTGGCCAACGCTAGCGCGCCCGTGGAAGCCGAGTTCCCCGACCTCGGTCGAGCGGAGCTCGGGAACTACACCGACCACGTCGTGGGCGTCGACGCCCAGCCGATCGTGGTGAGTCAGGCGGTCTACGAGGCCGGGGTCACCGAGATCTCGGCGAAGACCTTGAAGGCGATCTACACCGGCGAGGTCAAAGACTGGCGGGACGTTCCCGGCTACTCGGGACCGCCGAAGGAGATCCAGGCGGTCGGGCGGGCCGAGGGCTCGGGCACCGACACCGCGTTCCGGAGCAACCTCTTCGGGAACTCGAACGCGCCGATCCCCGGCGTCGACGTCCGGAAGGGCGAGAACCAGCAGGTCAAACAGATCGTCAACGGCTCCGACAACGCGATCGCCTACATGGCGCTGGCGTTCGTCGACGACTCCGTCCCGTCGATCGCGCTCACGGCGGGCGGGACGACCTACACGCCCGGCGAGAACCTCGCGGAGGCGGGCTACCCGCTCGCACGCGACCTCCACTGTTACACCTACGAGGGCACCTCGAAGAAGGAGGCGGCGCTCCTCCGGATGCTGTTGAGCGAGTACGGGCAGGAGACGTTCGTGGCGGCGGCGGGCTACTCGGTGCTCCCCGCGGACCGCCGTCGGAACCAGATCCGAAAGCTCCCGGCTCCGACACGATGA